A genomic stretch from Oculatellaceae cyanobacterium includes:
- a CDS encoding PAS domain S-box protein encodes MTHLSNGSQNCSVKANNSLPKNKTVAITEADVLITEALTLRPARLPDYAAESQALRILAQQLTDEPQSLLKTLVNMAQTLCRADTVGVSLLETDPNGESIFRWVAIAGALEFLEQTTTPSNFSPCGTTLFGNQPQLYAYPERYFNYLHHPQFSIVEGLLIPLSVKQRRLGTLWIISHTEGRQFDAEDLRLINSLAGFTTSALQSIENLRQTAQFALQREHETQKVLHDSQNQFEALVANVPGIVYRYSPSQDIPYQFTFINESCRELLELEPDTILQDGNSLVALIHSDDLPSFQTSIAHAIQNFLPWRWEGRIVTPSGQLKWIQGSSRAVETTQGNVWDGLLIDITEYKQAEAALSQSEEFNRQILESSDDCIKVLDLSGRILYMSPGGQAVLKISDITPFLNRDWSEFWQGADREAARNAIAQAEAGGVGTFQGYHPTETGEPKWWDSKVSPIKGHDGQVKRLLCISRDITERLQAQKRLIESETRYRTLTDLSPDAILVNLKGQLIYANSVAAQLLGATETNQIIGQSPFDFIEPQYHDFVHEPIKRALQQQPLPALMEQRWRRLDGLVIDVEVSAGTTTWEGQPAIQVILRDITARKRREANLAFLAEIGEDFSRMTTADEIMQAVGAKIGAYLKITTCNFADVDEARGEVTAHYGWNSKDVPSTVGTFRITQYLSSEFERASRAGETFVIRDTQSDPRTDASGYAALNIHSFVTVPFHRKGKWTHYIAVCDSRPRDWRDDEIEVIEEISNRIFPRLERASAEDALRESEEKYRTLFNSIDEGYFLADVIFDKNDQPIDIFYVDANPSATRMMGQDFTGRRLSEVYQNYESYWYEIFGRVARTGKGERLERYAEPDKKWYDFYVFKVGDKHSHRVAVVFNDITERQRREAERKQLLEQEQRARSEAEHANRIKDEFLTVLSHELRSPLNPILGWSSLLLSRKLSEAKIAEALSTIQRNAKLQSELIEDLLDVSRIMRGKLSLNQSPVNLATTIRAAMETVDLAASAKSINVQAVLEPNMGLVLGDATRLQQVIWNLLSNAVKFTPFGGQVNIRLEQLNGVAQITVSDTGQGINPDFLPYVFDYFRQENAATTRKFGGLGLGLAIVRHLVELHGGTVGVESKGVGQGATFIVRLPLLTTQTVTNNSNPGDEGSLDLSGIKILVVDDETDTRDFTAFLLKQSGAQVMAVSSAAEALSVLKQSKFDVLLSDIGMPDLDGYMLIQQVRIFPAPNNEIKAIALTAYAGEMNQQQALKAGFHRHISKPIEPEVLVQAISSLVRD; translated from the coding sequence ATGACTCACTTATCCAATGGCTCTCAAAACTGTTCTGTCAAAGCCAACAATAGTTTACCAAAAAATAAGACAGTAGCAATTACTGAAGCAGATGTTCTGATTACAGAAGCCTTAACTCTTCGTCCAGCAAGACTTCCAGATTATGCGGCTGAAAGCCAAGCTCTCCGTATCCTCGCTCAACAACTAACGGATGAGCCACAATCCCTGCTAAAAACCCTAGTGAACATGGCGCAGACTCTATGTCGTGCCGATACCGTGGGAGTCAGCTTATTAGAAACAGATCCCAATGGCGAATCCATCTTTCGTTGGGTAGCGATCGCTGGAGCTTTAGAGTTTTTAGAACAAACTACCACTCCAAGTAATTTTAGCCCCTGTGGCACCACACTTTTTGGTAATCAGCCGCAACTATATGCCTATCCTGAACGGTATTTCAACTATTTGCACCATCCCCAGTTTTCTATTGTTGAGGGATTGCTAATTCCACTTTCTGTCAAGCAGCGACGATTGGGGACGCTTTGGATTATTTCCCATACTGAGGGGCGACAGTTCGATGCTGAAGATCTGCGGCTGATCAACTCTTTGGCAGGCTTTACCACTTCTGCACTGCAAAGTATTGAGAATCTGCGCCAGACGGCACAGTTCGCATTGCAGCGCGAGCACGAAACTCAGAAGGTACTCCATGACAGTCAAAATCAGTTCGAGGCACTGGTTGCCAACGTGCCAGGGATAGTCTATCGATACTCGCCCAGCCAGGATATTCCCTATCAGTTTACTTTTATTAATGAAAGCTGCCGCGAACTGTTGGAATTAGAGCCAGACACTATTCTTCAAGACGGTAATTCCCTAGTAGCATTGATTCACTCAGACGATTTGCCATCATTTCAAACGTCCATTGCTCATGCCATTCAGAATTTTCTGCCTTGGCGGTGGGAGGGGCGGATAGTCACACCATCCGGTCAACTCAAATGGATTCAAGGTAGTTCTCGTGCTGTTGAGACGACACAAGGAAATGTGTGGGATGGATTACTGATTGACATTACAGAGTACAAACAAGCCGAAGCAGCATTGAGCCAAAGTGAGGAATTCAATCGGCAAATCCTAGAGAGTAGCGACGACTGCATTAAGGTGTTGGATTTATCAGGGCGGATTCTCTACATGAGTCCAGGGGGGCAGGCAGTACTAAAAATCAGTGACATCACGCCGTTTCTTAACCGTGACTGGAGCGAATTTTGGCAAGGAGCCGACCGAGAAGCGGCAAGGAACGCAATCGCGCAAGCAGAAGCAGGTGGAGTTGGCACATTTCAAGGTTATCATCCCACTGAGACAGGCGAACCGAAATGGTGGGATAGCAAAGTTAGTCCAATTAAAGGTCATGACGGGCAAGTCAAACGGTTGTTGTGCATTTCTCGTGATATTACCGAGCGATTACAGGCCCAGAAGCGATTGATAGAAAGCGAAACACGCTACAGGACACTGACAGATCTTAGCCCTGATGCCATCCTTGTCAACTTGAAGGGGCAGTTGATCTACGCCAACTCAGTAGCAGCGCAGTTACTCGGTGCAACTGAAACAAATCAAATAATCGGACAGTCGCCTTTTGATTTCATTGAACCCCAGTATCACGATTTTGTGCACGAACCGATTAAGCGTGCGCTCCAACAGCAACCGCTCCCTGCTTTGATGGAGCAACGCTGGCGGCGGCTCGACGGATTGGTAATTGATGTGGAAGTCTCGGCGGGGACGACAACTTGGGAGGGTCAACCTGCCATCCAGGTAATACTGCGTGACATCACTGCTCGCAAGCGCCGCGAAGCGAATCTCGCCTTCTTAGCCGAAATTGGCGAAGATTTCTCCCGCATGACGACAGCCGACGAGATTATGCAAGCGGTTGGGGCGAAAATTGGGGCGTATCTGAAGATCACCACCTGCAACTTCGCTGATGTTGACGAAGCGCGGGGCGAGGTGACGGCTCATTACGGCTGGAACAGTAAGGATGTGCCGAGTACGGTAGGCACGTTTCGCATTACTCAATATTTGAGTTCTGAGTTTGAGCGGGCAAGTCGCGCCGGAGAGACCTTCGTTATTCGTGATACTCAGAGCGACCCGCGCACAGACGCCTCCGGCTACGCCGCGCTGAATATACATTCATTTGTCACTGTTCCATTTCACCGCAAGGGCAAGTGGACGCATTACATCGCTGTCTGTGACTCGCGCCCACGCGACTGGCGGGATGACGAAATTGAAGTGATTGAAGAAATCTCAAACCGCATTTTCCCGCGTCTTGAACGCGCCAGTGCTGAAGATGCCCTGCGTGAGTCGGAAGAAAAATACCGCACACTGTTCAATTCAATCGACGAAGGATATTTTCTCGCCGATGTGATTTTTGACAAAAATGACCAGCCGATTGACATCTTTTATGTGGACGCAAATCCATCAGCGACAAGAATGATGGGGCAGGATTTCACCGGACGACGGCTGAGTGAGGTTTACCAAAATTATGAATCATACTGGTATGAAATCTTCGGTCGCGTCGCCCGCACGGGCAAAGGCGAGCGGTTGGAGCGATATGCCGAGCCAGATAAAAAATGGTATGACTTCTACGTTTTCAAAGTCGGCGACAAGCACAGCCATCGTGTTGCTGTCGTTTTCAACGACATCACTGAGCGCCAACGCCGCGAAGCTGAACGTAAACAACTATTAGAACAAGAACAAAGAGCGCGCTCAGAAGCCGAACACGCCAACCGCATCAAAGACGAATTTTTGACAGTATTGTCTCACGAGTTGCGATCGCCCCTTAACCCGATCTTAGGTTGGTCAAGTTTACTCTTATCGCGCAAGCTTTCGGAAGCAAAGATAGCTGAAGCACTCTCCACGATTCAACGCAATGCCAAATTGCAATCAGAACTGATTGAAGATCTTTTGGATGTGTCCCGAATTATGCGTGGCAAACTCAGCCTCAATCAGAGTCCGGTAAATCTTGCCACAACCATTAGGGCGGCGATGGAAACGGTGGACTTGGCAGCTTCCGCCAAATCAATCAATGTGCAGGCAGTCCTAGAACCAAACATGGGTTTGGTTTTGGGTGATGCAACTCGTTTACAACAAGTAATTTGGAATTTGCTCTCCAACGCTGTCAAGTTTACGCCTTTTGGGGGACAGGTCAATATTCGGTTGGAGCAACTTAACGGGGTGGCTCAAATTACTGTTAGCGATACAGGGCAAGGCATCAATCCTGATTTCCTGCCTTATGTATTTGATTATTTCCGCCAGGAAAATGCTGCTACCACCAGAAAGTTTGGAGGACTGGGATTAGGTTTAGCGATCGTGCGCCACTTGGTGGAACTACATGGTGGGACAGTTGGGGTAGAAAGTAAGGGTGTTGGGCAAGGTGCCACCTTTATTGTTAGATTACCGCTTCTGACTACTCAAACTGTCACGAATAACAGCAACCCAGGGGATGAAGGGTCATTAGATTTAAGCGGCATCAAGATTTTAGTAGTGGATGATGAAACCGACACGCGGGACTTTACGGCTTTCTTACTAAAGCAGTCTGGCGCACAGGTTATGGCTGTATCTTCAGCTGCAGAAGCACTTAGCGTTTTGAAGCAGTCTAAATTTGATGTGCTGCTCAGTGATATTGGTATGCCCGATCTCGATGGCTATATGTTGATACAGCAAGTCAGAATCTTTCCAGCACCAAACAACGAAATCAAAGCGATCGCTTTGACTGCCTATGCGGGAGAAATGAATCAACAACAAGCACTCAAGGCTGGCTTCCATAGGCATATTTCTAAGCCAATAGAGCCAGAGGTCTTGGTGCAAGCCATCTCTAGTCTGGTTCGGGATTAA
- a CDS encoding aminopeptidase P family protein: protein MIIANKDVADTLLNRRQRLAELIDFPVILWSGCATPRNFPANLFPFRPSSHFLYFAGLPLENAAIRLEGGKLELYIDNPHPSSILWHGEMPTREEIAETMGADAAFPMAELTLKSVGAATIAVQDATTYLKQCEILDRPVSEASTPEGIDLKLAQAIASLRIIHDAGALAELRSSAACSVAVHKAGMAATRNAKTEAEVRGAMEGVIIAHNMTCAYGSIVTVHGEVLHNQHYHHPIQPGNLLLADVGAETATGWASDITRTWAVSGKFSSTQRDIYDVVLAAHDACIAKIYPGVEYQDIHLLAAKVIAQGLVDLGILKGNADDLVAMDAHALFFPHGVGHLLGLDVHDMEDLGDLAGYEQGRKRSDRFGLCYLRLNRPLRAGMLVTIEPGFYQVPGILNDSECREKYQDVVNWERLEEFRDVRGIRIEDDVLVTETGREVLTADLPTDADTIEQLVTGE from the coding sequence ATGATTATAGCTAATAAAGATGTTGCAGATACACTTCTTAACAGACGGCAACGACTAGCTGAATTAATTGATTTTCCGGTAATTTTATGGTCTGGATGTGCGACACCGCGTAATTTTCCAGCAAATTTGTTTCCCTTTCGCCCTAGTAGTCATTTTCTCTACTTTGCAGGTTTACCTTTAGAAAATGCTGCAATTCGTTTAGAGGGTGGCAAGCTGGAATTATATATAGATAATCCTCATCCTAGCAGTATCCTCTGGCATGGAGAGATGCCCACAAGAGAGGAAATTGCCGAAACTATGGGGGCGGATGCTGCATTTCCAATGGCAGAATTAACATTAAAATCGGTAGGTGCTGCAACAATTGCGGTTCAGGATGCTACTACTTATCTGAAACAATGTGAAATTCTCGATAGACCTGTTTCAGAGGCATCGACACCAGAGGGAATTGATTTAAAGTTAGCACAAGCGATCGCATCTCTACGCATAATACACGATGCTGGCGCGTTAGCAGAATTACGCTCCTCGGCTGCTTGTAGTGTAGCAGTACACAAAGCAGGGATGGCAGCAACACGCAACGCCAAAACTGAAGCAGAAGTGCGTGGCGCAATGGAAGGTGTGATTATTGCCCATAATATGACTTGCGCTTATGGCAGTATTGTCACAGTTCACGGGGAAGTATTGCACAATCAACACTATCACCATCCGATACAACCAGGAAATTTATTATTAGCAGATGTTGGTGCAGAAACCGCAACAGGGTGGGCATCTGATATTACGCGCACTTGGGCTGTATCGGGTAAATTCTCCTCTACCCAAAGAGATATTTATGATGTAGTTTTAGCTGCCCATGATGCTTGTATTGCCAAGATTTACCCTGGTGTTGAGTATCAGGATATTCATCTGTTAGCAGCAAAAGTTATTGCTCAAGGATTAGTAGATTTAGGCATTCTTAAAGGCAATGCAGATGATTTAGTAGCAATGGATGCTCATGCTTTATTCTTCCCGCATGGAGTAGGACATTTATTAGGTTTAGATGTCCATGATATGGAAGATTTGGGAGATTTAGCAGGGTATGAGCAGGGGAGAAAAAGGAGCGATCGCTTTGGTTTATGCTATTTAAGATTAAATCGCCCTTTACGTGCAGGAATGCTGGTGACAATTGAACCAGGATTTTATCAAGTTCCTGGTATTTTAAATGATTCAGAATGTAGGGAAAAATATCAAGATGTAGTCAATTGGGAGCGTCTTGAAGAATTTAGGGATGTGCGCGGTATTCGCATTGAAGATGATGTTTTAGTAACTGAAACAGGTAGAGAAGTATTAACAGCAGACTTGCCAACTGACGCGGATACTATTGAGCAATTAGTTACAGGCGAATAA
- a CDS encoding DUF4332 domain-containing protein, which yields MPSKSKIQRNTIESCSWSIEQLAGLSKENQLQLLELGIKTTGELLQIANTPTARLELANRLQLHIQYINKWVALADLARIPSVGCEYCGLLLHAGIASVAQLAQTPIHRLHPQILRLQVATMQRKDLCPSVDQVQLWIKQANNLINN from the coding sequence ATGCCTTCTAAATCTAAGATTCAGCGAAATACTATCGAATCATGCAGTTGGTCAATTGAGCAACTAGCTGGTTTGAGCAAAGAAAATCAATTGCAACTACTAGAATTAGGTATTAAAACAACTGGCGAGTTACTGCAAATAGCCAATACTCCAACCGCTAGGCTAGAACTAGCAAATCGTTTGCAGCTTCATATTCAATACATTAACAAATGGGTAGCATTAGCAGATTTAGCTCGTATTCCTAGCGTTGGTTGTGAATACTGTGGGTTATTACTTCACGCTGGTATTGCTTCTGTAGCTCAACTAGCTCAAACTCCCATACATAGATTACACCCGCAAATTTTGCGATTGCAAGTAGCGACAATGCAACGCAAGGATCTTTGTCCTTCAGTTGATCAGGTGCAATTGTGGATTAAACAAGCAAATAATTTAATTAATAATTAG
- a CDS encoding helix-turn-helix domain-containing protein, with translation MRIFHQPPQSEEQTRTKILKAAQKLFARQGYDGTTTKDLAQGAGVAEGTIFRHFANKKAILIEVATQGWVDLLTDLLTELSEMSSYQSVAQLMYRRMLNLRENADMMRVCFMEAQFHPELRDRIQSEVISKMTDVAEAFFQTAMDRGIYRQMNPKIVAQVFLGMFVIAGFSHETLVQPGASVFEMKEMAEGLADIFLNGVLAKN, from the coding sequence ATGCGAATTTTTCATCAACCCCCTCAGTCAGAGGAGCAGACGCGCACTAAAATTTTAAAAGCGGCTCAAAAATTGTTTGCGCGGCAAGGGTATGATGGCACAACTACGAAAGATTTAGCTCAAGGTGCAGGGGTGGCAGAAGGCACTATTTTTCGACATTTTGCAAATAAGAAGGCGATTTTGATTGAAGTAGCTACACAAGGATGGGTAGATCTGCTTACTGATTTGTTGACAGAATTAAGTGAGATGAGTAGCTATCAATCTGTTGCTCAGTTAATGTATCGGCGGATGTTAAATTTACGGGAAAATGCCGATATGATGCGAGTTTGTTTTATGGAGGCGCAGTTTCACCCAGAATTGCGCGATCGCATTCAGTCAGAAGTAATTTCTAAAATGACTGATGTTGCTGAAGCTTTCTTTCAAACAGCAATGGATCGTGGCATTTATCGTCAGATGAATCCAAAAATAGTCGCGCAAGTATTTTTAGGAATGTTTGTAATTGCTGGCTTTAGTCACGAAACTCTTGTACAGCCCGGAGCATCTGTTTTTGAAATGAAAGAAATGGCGGAAGGATTAGCTGATATTTTTCTTAACGGTGTCTTAGCAAAAAACTAA
- a CDS encoding pitrilysin family protein gives MFSKKSRQYRFPLILATFLAALLIGWGTLPSVALARTETPAPAESIQPYLDRVINKVSEFTLENGIKFIALERHEAPVVSFVTYADVGGANEPDGKTGVAHFLEHLAFKGTTRIGTRNWQAEKPLLDRLDQLAEQIKASQAAGKTTEVTQLQQQFEQVEAEAAKYQKQNEYGQIVEQAGAVGMNATTSTDATNYFYSFPSNKLELWMSLESERFLDPVFREFYKEKEVVLEERRMRTDNSPIGQMIEAFLETAYKVQPYKRPVIGYTQDIRNLTRPDVQQFFDTHYQPSKLTMAVVGDVNATQVKQLAQTYFGRYKAKSAVQEKLPVEPPQTETREVTLQLPSQPWYLEGYHRPAMNHPDDATYQLMASILSDGRTSRLYKSLIEEKQIALSAQGLNGFPGDKYPTLMLLYALTAPNHTVDEVAKALSTEIERLKQEPVSTQELQRVKKQARVSLLETLNSNMGMAQSLVEYQVKTGSWRNLFKKLDEIAAVTPADIQRVAQATFKPENRTIGRILSKQAGGEK, from the coding sequence TTGTTTTCTAAAAAGTCCAGACAATATCGCTTTCCTCTGATTCTGGCAACGTTTCTAGCCGCTTTACTCATCGGATGGGGCACATTGCCAAGCGTTGCCTTAGCTCGTACAGAAACGCCTGCGCCTGCTGAGTCAATTCAGCCATACTTAGATCGCGTCATCAACAAGGTGAGCGAATTTACCTTAGAAAATGGCATTAAGTTTATTGCCTTAGAGAGACACGAAGCGCCTGTAGTTTCTTTTGTCACATACGCAGATGTCGGCGGTGCTAACGAACCAGATGGTAAAACTGGCGTAGCTCACTTTTTAGAACATTTAGCCTTTAAAGGAACTACTCGCATTGGTACGCGGAACTGGCAAGCAGAAAAACCTTTGTTAGATCGCTTAGATCAGTTAGCAGAACAAATTAAAGCATCACAAGCTGCTGGCAAAACTACTGAAGTTACTCAGCTACAACAACAGTTTGAGCAAGTTGAAGCTGAAGCGGCAAAATATCAAAAGCAAAATGAATATGGTCAAATTGTAGAGCAAGCTGGTGCAGTTGGGATGAATGCAACGACCTCTACTGATGCCACAAATTATTTTTATAGCTTTCCCTCTAACAAATTAGAACTGTGGATGTCGCTGGAGTCGGAAAGATTTTTAGATCCAGTATTTCGAGAGTTTTATAAAGAAAAAGAAGTGGTGTTAGAAGAACGCCGGATGCGTACTGATAATTCGCCTATCGGTCAGATGATCGAAGCTTTTTTAGAAACAGCTTATAAGGTACAGCCTTACAAGCGTCCAGTAATTGGCTATACACAAGATATTCGCAATCTGACAAGACCAGACGTACAGCAATTCTTTGATACTCATTATCAACCAAGTAAGTTAACGATGGCTGTTGTTGGTGATGTCAATGCAACACAAGTTAAACAGCTAGCACAAACTTACTTTGGTCGCTATAAAGCTAAATCTGCTGTTCAGGAAAAACTTCCTGTAGAACCACCACAGACAGAAACGCGGGAGGTAACATTGCAGCTACCTTCTCAACCTTGGTATTTAGAAGGCTACCACCGTCCAGCAATGAATCATCCTGATGATGCAACTTATCAATTGATGGCTAGTATTCTTAGTGATGGTCGTACTTCACGCCTTTACAAATCTTTGATAGAAGAAAAGCAAATAGCCCTTTCTGCTCAAGGTTTGAATGGTTTCCCAGGAGATAAATATCCGACATTGATGTTACTTTATGCGCTGACTGCTCCTAATCACACGGTTGATGAAGTAGCAAAGGCATTAAGCACAGAAATTGAGCGGTTAAAGCAAGAACCTGTATCAACTCAGGAATTACAACGAGTCAAAAAACAAGCACGAGTTAGTTTATTGGAAACACTTAATTCCAATATGGGTATGGCTCAGTCTTTAGTAGAGTATCAAGTAAAGACTGGAAGCTGGCGAAATTTGTTTAAAAAGTTGGATGAAATTGCAGCAGTTACTCCAGCAGATATTCAACGAGTCGCTCAAGCAACTTTTAAACCTGAAAATCGCACAATTGGGCGGATTTTATCGAAACAAGCGGGTGGAGAAAAATAA
- a CDS encoding pitrilysin family protein, protein MQDRRNQQHPHSSKNFFQKSLNYLRASVFIRGLKTIKATWQLGSKYVQQLATNGIKAQKSLFPFASKVRPIAWILTLTFLLFSSLMPALALSAKHYTELTFSQLPEIKLPNYSRFQLENGMVVYLMEDHELPLVSGTALFRTGERLEPGSKIGLAELVGTVMRSGGTKRHSADQLNQLLEQQAASVETGIGTTSGSASFSSLSEDLERVFGLFAEVITEPLFPQEKIDLAKTQLRGAIARRNDESEDIASREFRKLIYGKDSPYARTVEYATLDNIPREDIQQFYQQYFYPNNMILGIVGDFDSKTMRSLIQKQFANWKPNPQIKRPGLPAVSQAKQGGVYFVNQPQLTQSNILMGHLGGQFNNPDYPALDVLNGVLNGFGGRLFNQVRSRQGLAYSVYGTWNPAFDYPGFFIAGGQTRSDATVPFIQSIFTEIKRIQSEPITQAELAYAKESVLNSFVFNFQTPEQTLSRLMRYEYYNYPQDFIFRYQRDVEKATIKDVQRVAQKYLQPNKIVTLVVGNSNEIKPPLTTLTKDVIPVDITIPEPKKSET, encoded by the coding sequence ATGCAAGATCGGCGAAATCAACAACACCCTCACTCCTCTAAAAACTTCTTCCAAAAATCATTGAATTATCTGCGTGCATCTGTGTTTATTCGTGGCTTAAAAACTATCAAAGCAACTTGGCAATTAGGCTCTAAATACGTGCAACAATTAGCTACAAACGGTATCAAAGCTCAAAAATCCCTATTTCCTTTTGCTTCTAAAGTGCGACCGATCGCTTGGATTTTAACTTTGACGTTTTTACTCTTTTCTTCGTTAATGCCAGCCTTAGCTTTATCGGCAAAGCATTATACAGAGTTAACTTTTTCACAATTACCAGAAATTAAACTACCAAATTACAGCCGCTTTCAGTTAGAGAATGGCATGGTAGTTTATTTAATGGAAGACCACGAGTTACCACTTGTCAGTGGGACAGCTTTATTTAGAACTGGTGAGCGTTTAGAACCAGGTAGCAAAATCGGATTAGCTGAGTTAGTAGGAACAGTAATGCGTAGTGGTGGTACTAAGCGCCACTCAGCAGATCAACTTAATCAGTTATTAGAACAGCAAGCTGCTTCTGTAGAAACGGGAATAGGTACTACTTCTGGAAGTGCTAGTTTTTCTAGTTTAAGTGAAGATTTAGAGCGAGTCTTTGGCTTGTTTGCTGAAGTAATTACCGAGCCATTATTTCCCCAAGAAAAGATTGATTTAGCCAAGACACAATTACGGGGTGCAATTGCGCGTCGTAATGATGAATCTGAGGATATTGCTTCTCGTGAATTTCGTAAATTAATTTATGGGAAAGATAGCCCTTACGCTCGTACTGTTGAGTATGCAACTTTAGATAATATTCCCCGTGAAGATATACAACAATTCTACCAACAGTATTTTTATCCCAATAACATGATCTTGGGAATTGTGGGTGATTTTGATAGTAAAACGATGCGATCGCTCATTCAAAAACAATTTGCTAACTGGAAACCCAACCCACAAATTAAACGCCCAGGTTTACCCGCAGTTTCTCAAGCAAAACAGGGAGGAGTTTATTTTGTCAATCAACCCCAATTAACTCAAAGTAATATTTTGATGGGTCATTTGGGCGGTCAATTTAATAATCCTGATTATCCCGCTTTAGACGTTCTTAATGGTGTCTTAAATGGCTTTGGGGGACGTTTATTTAACCAAGTGCGATCGCGCCAAGGTCTGGCTTACAGCGTCTACGGAACATGGAATCCAGCTTTTGACTACCCTGGATTCTTCATTGCAGGTGGGCAAACTCGTTCTGATGCGACAGTACCATTTATTCAATCTATCTTTACCGAAATTAAGCGGATTCAATCTGAACCGATCACACAAGCAGAACTTGCTTATGCTAAAGAATCTGTTTTGAATTCATTTGTGTTTAACTTCCAAACACCTGAGCAAACTTTGTCACGTTTGATGCGATATGAATATTACAATTACCCGCAAGATTTTATCTTTCGTTATCAACGTGATGTGGAAAAAGCCACAATTAAAGATGTGCAGCGTGTCGCTCAAAAGTATCTGCAGCCTAATAAAATTGTCACCTTAGTTGTAGGTAATAGTAACGAAATCAAACCACCACTGACAACATTAACAAAAGATGTGATTCCGGTAGATATTACAATACCTGAACCAAAAAAGAGTGAGACGTAA
- a CDS encoding type II secretion system F family protein, which yields MDLLKGLNYQEKARFFYQLAALLKAGMSVQQSVMLAKNDFNGSCQRYLSRVAAAVGLGQDLATAMAVDNYFDRWTISLIKLAEYSGSLVETSQRLAAAFEAQQRRERLYRSVRLSVSTMIWSLLLVVAVIFNKNGNVLMQFSFWLNAIALALIFVGVNFWFQSSGQWAQPLVAQIPGLKKINEARSLLYLSELELPLSCGVSILTALELVRDRIPDLVIRSKLTTATKYVRAGRSISDSLEGKLPAIAIQMIRTGEETGNLDAAFQKLAEYYEGELERSLKVLQGILRPLSILAVGGLVAVLGIQMLNSLINSLPG from the coding sequence GTGGATCTACTAAAAGGCTTGAATTATCAGGAAAAGGCTCGATTTTTTTACCAGCTTGCTGCTTTGCTTAAGGCTGGGATGTCAGTACAGCAAAGTGTGATGTTGGCTAAGAATGATTTTAATGGATCGTGCCAACGCTATTTAAGTCGGGTTGCTGCTGCTGTGGGGTTAGGTCAGGATTTGGCTACAGCAATGGCGGTTGATAATTATTTTGATCGGTGGACGATCAGCTTAATTAAGTTAGCAGAATATAGTGGCTCGTTAGTAGAAACATCTCAGCGTTTGGCAGCAGCTTTTGAGGCACAACAACGACGGGAACGCCTCTATCGTTCGGTGAGATTATCTGTTAGTACGATGATTTGGAGTTTACTGTTAGTAGTGGCAGTAATTTTTAATAAAAATGGCAATGTTTTGATGCAATTTAGTTTTTGGCTGAATGCGATCGCATTAGCTTTAATATTTGTAGGTGTGAATTTTTGGTTTCAATCTTCTGGACAATGGGCGCAGCCGTTGGTGGCGCAAATTCCTGGTTTGAAGAAAATTAACGAAGCGCGATCGCTCTTATATTTATCTGAGTTAGAGTTACCTTTGAGTTGCGGTGTTTCTATACTAACTGCTTTGGAATTGGTGCGCGATCGCATTCCCGATTTAGTTATAAGAAGTAAGTTGACAACTGCTACAAAATATGTACGTGCGGGGCGTAGTATTAGTGATAGCTTGGAAGGTAAGTTACCAGCAATAGCGATTCAAATGATTCGCACTGGGGAAGAAACTGGTAATTTAGATGCAGCTTTTCAGAAATTAGCAGAATATTATGAGGGGGAATTAGAGCGAAGTCTTAAGGTGTTGCAAGGAATTCTGCGACCTTTAAGTATTTTAGCTGTTGGTGGTTTAGTTGCTGTTTTGGGTATACAGATGCTTAATTCTTTAATTAATTCGCTTCCAGGTTAA